The DNA window AGTATCTTGCATAGATTCAAAGGTTCCCTACCTAAGGTAGAAGGTTTGATTTCCACCCTCCAAGTAATTAGGGATCAATCACTTAGTATGTGTCCAGTAAGATCACCATAGAAAGTAGTTGTGACAGGTCAAATGGGCTAATTGAGTTTTTCATGGTCGATTATGAATTATGGTTACAAGACATATCTTTATTCAAacagacttttttttttaacactaGAGCAAGAGAATCACTATATTGTTGAGCTTCCATATTTGGTGATATAAGGAATCAATATTGACCTGCACTCAATAGAGTTGTTATATCTCGTGAGACCTTTATCTTTATATGTTGTAAGAGTGTAATTAAATGAAtaagttgagttgaaattgaGTATGTTAAAATAGATTGGGTATAAAATATGGACGTTAGAGATCGTCCATGCTAAGTACTACTACTCTTATTTCGCCCACCACAACACCCATCACCCCTATCCCTACCTATCCTCGCAATTTATATcagatttatataaatatttttagaataatatttttggcaccaagaaaaaaaaaattcaggcAAATAGTGTACACTCCACCAAGGTGTACAAATGAAATTGTGGCCAACTATAATGCAACGTGACCATAGAACACACAAGTCCAGATGTCATCGTTTCATAGACCATCCTCAtcgactcaccaaatcttccatcttcagaaaaaaaaaaacagcaatGGTAGCTGAACTCAAGCAATGATCTTTCTTCTTTCCTTCACAAATTCAGCTGCTACTCATCTCGTCTCCCTATCCAAATTCCCAATTCTCAGAACCCCACAATTCTCCACCATGTCTACCAATTTCTTCAAGTCTCACGCCTTTGCAGGCAACCCCATAAAgctaagaacccctaaaccaACTGATCCATTTTCACCACCCTCTGCTCTCAAGACCCTTAAAAACCTTCTTTTAGGAAATACCCATGAACCCAATTCCCCTAATTTCAAGATCTTGCCTTTCAGAAAGGGAAGGCCATTGGCTGGTTCAGTTAGGGATTCGAATGAGCCGAATTGGCACCTAGGTTGGTTGAGTTTTGGGGATTGTAAGGCGTTTTTGGAGAATTCTGAGGTTAATTTGAGTGAAGATACTTTGGTTTATCTGGGTTCTGATTCTGAGGGTGATGGGGTTTATGTTGTGTACTGGGGTATTGATGTGACAGAGGCTGGTAATGGATTGGTTAAAGAATTGGGGGGTAATCAGTTTTGCTTTGTTGAGCTTAGGACTTTGATGGTTGCCACTGATTGGGAAAATGCTTCATCCATGGGACAACTTGCTATTGCTGGTCATGTATGTGTTTTTCACCTCTgccttttcaatttcaaaaactaCAATTCTTGTATAACATTGATACAATTACATTGCTCGTCGAATTGGATTGCTGCTCTAGTTGTCTGCATTGTGATCACCAGCTATATGAATTAACTAGGCATATTAATGTAGTGAATCATTTTCATAAACTATCCACTACCAGCTGGTATTTTGAACCCATGTACTCCTTTCGTTTCGATTTGTTTGTGTGGTTTTGACTtggcatggagtttaagaaaataaataaactttttaATCTTGCGGTCTTAAACTAAGATATGTAGTGTGTATCAAAATGCTCTTTAATCTCGTGGAAAGTTAGATTACAGTGTTGCGAAAAAAGGAAAgatacattcttttttaaacagactaaagagaaaagtaagacaaacaaatgaGGCGGAATATCTTTTTTCAAGTTCTATCTTTAGTTATGTAGATTCTTGTAGGCAAGAAAATGTTGTATGTTTAGAATACTACTTAAGTGATCTTACATAATCTTGAACTGCTTAACAGAGGATCTCTTGTTATGAAATTGCAACCTGGTTATGCAGTTAACATCACGTTGTAAATGTGCATTTCAAACTTTATTATCTTAAGATTCTTAACCTCAATTAGATTAAGAGTGTTAAAGGGTTGTCTCAGAAAGTGTGGATGTGTCTAAGAGTCCTGATAATTCCATCTAGCATCAAGTTTGTTTCTAATTCTAAGAAAATGAATTTGGGTTTTTGCCACATTATTGTCAATGTTGAACTGCACATATCCAATCATTCGGTAGCATTCTGTTTTAGTTATTTGTTATAAGTACCTTCTAATGCTAAAAATGGCGACCACAATTAACTGAATGTTTTACTTTTTGTCTTTGGAATTTTATCAGGCCAGATCATTACTAGAATGGCATACAGTATCACGTTTTTGTGGATTTTGTGGTGGTAAGAACATTTTAATTGATGCTGGGAGACGGAAACAGTGCTCTAATGAGTTATGCAAGAAGAAAATCTATCCTCGAGTTGATCCAGTATGTCAATCAGATCGATTTTGTTCTCTCTGATTAATATTCTGCTTGTGGTTGTACACTTTTTTGGTTtacttgtttttctttgtttcgtGGAAGAGGTTATGGGACTTGCATACTGAAACGCTACATGAGAATCCTAACTTTCTTTGGCATGTCTTGTCCTGGCAACAGGTTGTGATTATGTTAGTTATTGACAAAGAGAATGACCGTGCGCTATTAAGTAGGCAGTCAAGATTTGTGCCTCGCATGTGGAGTTGTCTAGCTGGTTTCATGGAGGTATGTGGTGTGCTTTTGATTTTGAGCAATGCATTTTCGAGCTGCTGCATAACTTGTTGCCAAATTTAGTTAAAAAATAGCATTCATATGTCTTGATCACTATGGATGTTGTCCATGGTGAAAAAGAAATTTAGTCACTAGAACCTCATTCCAGCATCAGTGTATTAGTTATTTGACTTATTTCCTATTAGCCAGTGGTCAATTTTTATTACTTCCTCAGTATATGGAGTAGGAAAAAAAGGTTTTTGAGTTTTGACACAAGCTAAATATTTTAACATAGCCCAAAATACCTTAGCATCTCGTGGTCTACAAAATGACTGtcttatcataaaaaaaatgattattttttttcaatcttttgaaaCAAGAAATGGAAAGAGTGTCACATAAtatggaacggagggagtatttcaATTTTCTGCATAGTACTTCAgctcctttttgttttttggttgGTTTGCTGTCTCCCTTTTCTGTTTTAATATGTGTACAATTAGCCAGCATTGGTTTTTGATCCTGTCATTcacaatttatttatgaaaCATGTTAATTAGTATCTAAATTTATTAGTAGCCAGGAGAAAGTTTGGAGGAGGCTGTGAGAAGAGAAACATGGGAGGAGACCGGTATTGAAGTTGGACAAGTTGTTTACCATAGTTCTCAGCCATGGCCTGGTAATGTTCTTGGAAACAGATTTGTGGTATTTGTTCCCTTCTGttcttttagttattttaacCACCTAGCTTTTTCATAATGATGTAAGGTAATTATGTAATTAGTGTTTTTTCCAAGGAAAAGTGCCAAAAAGTGACAAGGTAAGGTGGGTGGAACTTGAAGCGGAAAGAGAGAAGTGAATCACACAATTTatgaagaaaatttaaattactaAACATACATGAACTCAGTACTAATGATTATTCAACATCCAATATAAGAAAATGCCTTTATTAATCCAACTCCTCAAATCGAGATTCAAAGAACAAGTGAATCACAGAATTTATGATAAACATCCATTATAAGAAAATGCCATTATTGAGATTCAAAGAACTGATCCTGATTTTCATTTTGATAACTTTATGAATCATTCTTTGAAGCGCGTGACTTCACCCATGAATCAATAACCATTGCTTCGCATCGTAGCAACAAAGCAATGCCTTTTATTATCAATGCTGGGAATGAATACCAGAGTAGCTCCTAATTGTTACCaccaatcttttaaaaaaacatcatATTGGTGTGATGCATATCACTTGTCAgctttccatttttcttttgagCATTGTTGATCTAATTGTGCGCCAATCAGTTGCTTCATGAAATGGTCACTAGAGGTTTTCTTTTCCTCATTGGCAGTTGTTACTGAACATTTTATCTGTATTTCTTGCATGCCAGTGTTCTTTTAGCTCATGTGATTATCATTTTACTGTATGATTCCTCTACAGTTGGACCTAGCAGCATGCCGTGCCAACTTATGGTGGGATTCTTTGCGTATGCAAAATCACTGGATATTAATGTGGATAAGGAGGAATTAGAAGGTAACTTGAAGATCTTTAATTATGTTGATTTTTGATCGACTCCGTTTGACTTATAATGCTTGAATTCCACctttatattttgattatgggcattttctttctttctgtgACGGTGAATAAACTTGTGATCTAGATGCGAAATGGCACAGCAGAGAAGATGTGAAAAAGGCACTCACAATCGCGGAATACAAGAAGGCACAGAGGACTGCTGCTGGTAAAGTGGACCAAATGTGCAAGGGTGTAGAAAGAGGACAGAGCTTGTCTTCCGATTTCAATGTGGAAAGTGGGGAACTTGCTCCTATGTTTATCCCGGGGCCCTTTGCAATTGCTAATCATCTCATTTCCTCTTGggtgaatggggttgaatcacaACTTGCAAGTTCTTTCTCAAATTTATAGGTTGGTGCTCActaatgaagtttttttttttcggcATGTCATTTAATCTTGTGTGTATCATCTTTCTATTACCAAATCTCTTGTTTGAAATCGATTTGCTGAAATTGTTGCACCGTTAATACTGTAGTAAGCTCCTCTAATCTGTTAATGTGCTCAAATTATTAAGTTCCTGTTCCACATAGTTTTTCTACTTAGGAAGTAAGGTTAACATGAAGGATGTCTTTCTGTGTGACAGGACTTTAGTAATTGACATCAACAATGTTGTTCTCAAAGATTCTTAGGTAAGTAAGATCTTCCATATCGTCAAATCTTCATTGTATTGTCGTATCTTCCTTTTCAAATGATTGATGCAACAAATAGTAGTCTAATGTTGATCTCAATTTTCTTTGCTCTTCTTGGATTATTTTGGTTCTCACTAGATGTAAGCATAAATCAAAGAAAGAGGACAATGTCAAATAGTGAGGGTTTCTACATAAAATGACCTTAGTCTACTCGTGAAGAAACGAATATGCTTTGTTAATCTAAAACTAGTGGCTTTCTGTTTTTGCTTGGTTAAATTTGTCTGTTTGGTGAAAGAGGTGGCTGGGAGATTCATTTAGAATGTCAATCGTCAATATGCTCATATTGGTGACGTTATTGTTGCTGTGATCAAAGAAGCAGTACCAAATAGATCAGAAGTAGTCAGAGCTGTTTACTGTAGAATTTTGTATCTTTGATCGAAATATGTTATAATCCTCAACTTAGAGAAACGTTAGTTTACCTGTGAAAACAGAGGATTGATTCTACATTCATTTCCATGTCGTTGAATGCAACacgtatttttttcttttctaggCCACCACTACCCTCTGATGAGACGAACAATTAATCTTGCAGGGGAGTTGAACCTCCATATGTGCTGCAACAATACCATTGATTCAGTAGATGAATGCTGCTGGCAAGTGTGAAAATGGACGTGTATACGTACATGCATAGCAGACGtgctagtataaattttaagcAATTGCACTTCGAACTACttaatttgtaatttgaattttgtgttaTAGAGATATTAACGCCACATAGCTCATATTTTGAGTTTGTTGCCCAATTTAGCTTTTATTTGTGTATAAACACCTTGCGTATACATTTCTATATAAGAATGATATATTATGTATCTTGTTTTTTTCCAGTTAAATGGCGTAATAACTAATCCTAGTTCTGAATATGATTATTAATTAACATCCTGTACTAAGTAGAGTATAATATATAGTACACTGCtataacaaaacaaatataaagaATCAATTCATTTCTATTTGTTCTGGCTTGTATAATCTGATAGGACGTTTGTTTGGTGGCTGAGCTGGTCTAGCATTGCTTTCAgataaaaaaagtcaaaaaaacaGTGTTACTATCAAACTACCAAATTTATCGGTAATTCAAGTTAATTCGTCACTAAATAGCTTCAAAATCCGTAGCTAAATAAGATTAGCacataatttttgttgttgagctaaaaaaaaatttcatcgcCAATTTCTTATTTCCTAGCCGTGTTTTAATTAAAGAGCCATCCTTTTCGAATCTCACAAATTCTTATTAAATACTCGTTTTTGAATCCAAATATACAAAGAAACATACACTATAagtaaatgaaatataattaggtaagaaaattattactaattactaaaattttaatttgggGTAGCAACTCACAGCATGAACAGCATCTCTGATAAGTTTCATTTGTCTTTTGGTCACAGTTTTCACCtgggaaattaaaaaaaaatcacttaattaaaattactttcaaaattggaaatacttaaatttaattttcataatCTTGagtgggattttttttttattaattaccTTTCTATCCATAGTCCAGATAACACCTTCAGTGCAAGGTGGTACTGTTAGGGAGCCAATATacctataatattttttgccatctatttttatttgctttGGATTAATTCTTCCAATGGCTCTCTCCACACCTTTTGTATTAGCAAGTGCTTTTAAATCCTTCTCTATCTGCGATATTAAATTACactgataatataaaaattaattttattttaatactgTCGGTGAATATAATTTAAGTCGGGGCCGTCCGATCTTGTAGATGATTCCAATAACAGCAGTCTTTCCATCATTGCTTTCATGTACCAAATGTGCCTCCAAATTAACCCTGCATTTAATTTGTTGATATAAgtgcataaaaaaattatgcaaaaaataaagaaaaaaaatagattggCTCAGCTATAATATAATCTATTATTGTCACTTATCAATTTATATAATACAACGATGTTTAACATGAAAAATAGAGTTAAAGgggagaaaaataaagaaaatcttttaGCACATATCAGAAATATCTTTAGAATTTATCGCCGtttgaaatatttaatgatatttttaagGCTAGAAGGACAAGATATCATTAAAAGTACGTACAATGggaaattcaaaattaatgaattttttaaataaaaaaatgtcattattttgtttttgaaacagattaaaagaaaagagtagtgtcatgtaaaataaaatttagtcgGCCAGCTTGAAAAATTTCACAAGGGGGTTCAGAATATAAAGAGATATATATACgaagaaattaaaagaattcaaatgatgttatataaatagtgtaattttttgacgAGGGACGTTACTGGCTCCGCCCTTGTGGGGGGTGTTAATACtaacaatatatatgtatgcCATAGAATATATACCGTTTTCCATTGATTGTGTGTTCAGAAGGTGTATGCCAATGGCATTGTTTAAGTTGATACTGAGTTCCATTTATCAGAAGGTAATGTGAAGCTGACCAAAAAGAAGTTGCTTTTGACTAAACTTGTAGTCATgagaattttctaaaattttattcaGGTGGATAATTGAAGCCTCCTAGTATGTACTTTCtggatattaattaattgtatatGCTGTATAATAAAAAGACCGTCCGAGGACTCCTTTTTGGATTTCTTAATTCTCTGGAGTATGTGTTGGTTGAGATTAAAAGGACAGTTCGGTGCATTAAAATTTTCGTTATAtgtttgatttaaaataaaattaaattataagtgtttattatatGCAATCATTTTACATTTTTACAAAAGACTATTTCTACGAATTAAAACCATGACCTTCTGGTTGAGATTCCATGCATTGAATAATTAAAGACTACCACGATAGTTTCTTTATTGAAACTAAAATTCTATTTTCATTTCTCATGTCACATGCATGCCAATCTTTTTTGATATAGTTGTGATATTCAGGTCAGCCTGCATTTATCTAAATTAATTTCATAAGATACTTTCCACCACACACCAAAAATATTGTACTTTTTCCGTCCCAAAATAGTTGttcactatactattttgagatgtccaataatatttgttcactttatgatatcaatggataattttatatttagttccTAATACTTTTcctattatattcaaagggtgatatagtaaaatcaacattctatttatagtttcttaaagggtgtgtcaagtcaataatgaacaagtattgttggacagagggagtatcagACAATTCCGTCcatcaaaattaaaacatacatTAAGAATTACAATTTTGATCTCTTAGCTACCAATATAGACTATAAATAATTAGACCTTTACAAATACTCTAGAGAGttaaaagatatattatttttacaaattacaattatgTGCTTCTATGATTCTGAAATGTGAATAAGTTACACAAAATAGCATGGTCCgcttttattgttttatatattttttttgtcaggACACTTTTTGGGGGTAAAGGAAGCAAAAATAGTATAAGAAGATATATTGGTGTAGAAAATCCTTCAAGAATTTATAAAGAAATATCCTATATTACTTCTTAATTCTTATTGCTAAATAGAGAACTCATACAGTATAAATTAGGTACGTAACTACACATGTAATGCTGTATTATTTTCCTCGTCGATCGTATGTAGGAACAGTTGCCACACAAAATCAAGGCTATTAATAAGTGATCGTAGCGAACCATCGTCTAGTTTAAAGTTAACCTAGCCAATCAATGAAATTACTAAGGTTTGTTAAATTTGATAGAACGTCCGTTTAATGGCTGAATTGGTCTGGCATTGGATTCAAATCCCTGAGATAAACAtgagaagaaaaatcaagaagtTCCTTTcgtccaaaataaataaatttttgaggTATGACACACTTTTtaagaaggaaaaatatatgCTAAAAGTTTActtattttgaattgaaaagAGTTAAATATAAGTAGATtctacaatttttaaaaaattgaagaaccACCTTTTTCTTGTCGcacaaattttaatatatagtaaaaagaaaattattttaataggCGCTTGGACATCAATTGAATGATGTAAGTGATAAAAATAATAGCATTTTGAAGGTAAATTGAAAATTAGTATCGGAAAAATTAATTTAGGCATGCATTACgctagaaaaaatatataaacaaaagttttttaaagaaaaaaacaaattaataattttgggGTAGCAACTCACGTTAACAGCAGCATCTTGGAGCAGTTTTATTTGACTTGCCGTTACACTGTTAACctatgaaattgaaaaagagaaaaaaaatcacataattaaaattaatactaAAATGGGAATACTTAATTACTCTTAATTTTCATCATAATAATGAATTTAGGCAAATTTAATTACCTTTCCATCAATAGTCCAAACAACACCTTCAGTGCAAGGTGGAGTAGTTAGGGAGCCAATATATCTGTAATATATAATGTCAtccaattttattatatttggaTCATGTATTCCCATGGCTTTTTCTGCACTTCTTTTATCAGCAAGAGCTATTAAATCACCCTCTAGCTGTAATTACATAAGCAAACAATATCAAGAacctgaaaaaaataattagatcgATCGATTAAATTATACTGctagcataaaaaaaaaattgtgtttactATGGCTAGGAGATCATTAGGCAATAATCCAATTTCATAGAGGATTCCAATGACAGCAATTTTTCCATCACTGCTCATATGTACCAAATGAGCCTCCATATCATACCTGaattatatttattcaaaaacaaaaaaaaaaaaagaacttggTTGAGATTATGTAGATGAGtgtgtaaataataataatttttctctTTGCGTACGTTATATTTCTAACAAAGGATATATTTTCCTGGATTATAATTTTctcaaatctttaaaattgttaactattatgatttatattactttttgtatagtttttaaatatatcagTTTTATTTCAGAAATTGAAGAATCTATGTCTAAAATCACACCTGGACATTAGATTTAACACCCATACTATGAATCAAGTATAACAAATTGAATAGATTAATTAGCACCCAATAACTTAAAAAGAGTAGAATCACGAATCTCATAAACTTTAAATCATGACTCTATCTCTAATcgcaataaatatatataatacctTTTCCCATCGATACTATGTTCGGAAGGTGTGTGCCAATGAATTTGTTGGAGTTGATATTGAGTTTCATCAATCTTCAAGTATCCTGAATCACCATCCCATCTCAACTgcatttataaataaatatatattataatcacaacttaaaattttatttcaatatgaGTGATGATATATTATCcacaatatatattactatatactATAATGATACAATTTTCTTACGTACCATGATATCATGTCCTCTATTCACGAGAGTGGCATTGGATGGTTTGtagtatttttgaagaattccTAAATTTGATACAACTTCAACCATTTTGTTAACAAGGTCAATTGGAGACTGTAAATTTCCATTGCAGTTACTCGAGATTTTCCCCCAATTAGCTGGTCCGTTCTTTGCTTTTTTGTCATAACTAAACTCATCACTCATATCATCTACATTTACTCAGACATAATTAAGAAACTTACAACTATGTACACTGATggtacaaaaaaaagaaaagaaataacaCTATTAAATCATCTTATATGAACACGagctaaaaaaattctaattaataCATTTAACGTACCAACTTCTAGAGATCTTGAAAGAAATGCActtgaaaggaaaagaaaagaaaagaagaagattttCATTGTTGTTGccatattcatattcatattatatCTTCAACCGTTGAAATATTTTGTGAGTTAATGAGGAAACTCAGTAAATTTATAGAGACTTATATAGGGGGGGGTAACGTTATATGAAGCTAACCAAAATTAAGTTGTAATTTTGACTGATTTTCTCTTGAGTTTAATTGCTGATTGAAAATTCGAAATTCTATTAAATTGATGATAATAAAttctccttttatttctcaCATGAATGTATATTTCCCATTTTTGACATGAGTGATGGTACATTATGGTCGATGGTTATATATTCATGTTGAAATAAGCATTGCTAAAACACATCAAGATGACTTTACGATGTAAAAAAGTatcgaatatatatatagtatactttttatatttgtatatattttgcaCACAATCACTAGTTTTCAAGTcattttctccaaaaaaaatcattactttctctgtctcaatttatgtgacacaatttgaatttcttgaGTCAAACAATTTAGTATTAATCATGGATTAAGACATGatctttaagtttttttttttaaaaataatatttatatatttggaaACTACATATAAATTACTgcaagtcacaataattgataattcaagaCATTTAAAACATATTTGGAAATTACGGTCACAGATAGACTTATTTGAATTTTCGTaatgaaaaaattgtcacataaattagaacagaAGTATATTTTACGTGTGTACACTTACATGACTACTCACCAAGtaaatatgactttttttttcgTGTCAAATTTTCAATGTAATAATGGATTAATTAAAGTTCTTACGAAATCTCTCCTTTAATTTGTCAATTTCTCTTTTGCTTATTCTGGATCTTAGCATGTTACGTTATTGCATACGTTATTCCCATCCAATAAACTAAATCTGGTAACAGAAATGACGTTAAGTCTCAAATACTTATAATTAGGACTAATTTCTTTGTTTTACTGCTATATATTGATTGGTAACAATTTACAGCCTAGACTAAATGATTCTGGTCTTTTGCATCCATTCCATTTTTGTTAAATTAAAGTCTATTATAGGAATATATTCTAATAACAGAactgaaaaaaattaaaggttcTACTAATTAAATCAGGATTTATTTCTTCGTCCCAAGTTAGTTGTCGTACGTGTTTCACTATTCTAATGTTTTCCAAAGTTGACGATGTATTTTGCTAATTAATTTCACAATGAAGCACCAACAAATCAACGTGCCTACACACGTACGTAACATATGCAGAACATATTACGAGTAATACTTATTActgatacaattgatacaatGAGATACTTATGATACAATTATTTGTAacataaaatcatatatatttctaGTTCTAAACACCGTTATTATCATCGATAGACAATATaataacttaatttattttcttaaattaaagcTTCTTGGTAACGGATGAGGGTTTGACATGATCCCTACCGATTTATTAATAAAGATAGAACTAGATTAATTATGGGAAGGTTATTAAATACTCCCTAATCAAGCAAATGACCAAGGTTTGTTGAATTTGATAGGACGTCCGTTTAATGGCTGAATTGGTCTGGCATTGTATTCGAATCCCTGAGATAATTTAAATAGTAAATGATGTCAAATTCGAAATGAAAAATAGATACAACATATAAACAAGCAGATTTTcg is part of the Solanum stenotomum isolate F172 chromosome 8, ASM1918654v1, whole genome shotgun sequence genome and encodes:
- the LOC125874378 gene encoding bifunctional monodehydroascorbate reductase and carbonic anhydrase nectarin-3-like; amino-acid sequence: MNMATTMKIFFFSFLFLSSAFLSRSLEVDDMSDEFSYDKKAKNGPANWGKISSNCNGNLQSPIDLVNKMVEVVSNLGILQKYYKPSNATLVNRGHDIMLRWDGDSGYLKIDETQYQLQQIHWHTPSEHSIDGKRYDMEAHLVHMSSDGKIAVIGILYEIGLLPNDLLAILEGDLIALADKRSAEKAMGIHDPNIIKLDDIIYYRYIGSLTTPPCTEGVVWTIDGKVNSVTASQIKLLQDAAVNGFESNARPIQPLNGRSIKFNKP
- the LOC125873167 gene encoding nudix hydrolase 19, chloroplastic; amino-acid sequence: MIFLLSFTNSAATHLVSLSKFPILRTPQFSTMSTNFFKSHAFAGNPIKLRTPKPTDPFSPPSALKTLKNLLLGNTHEPNSPNFKILPFRKGRPLAGSVRDSNEPNWHLGWLSFGDCKAFLENSEVNLSEDTLVYLGSDSEGDGVYVVYWGIDVTEAGNGLVKELGGNQFCFVELRTLMVATDWENASSMGQLAIAGHARSLLEWHTVSRFCGFCGGKNILIDAGRRKQCSNELCKKKIYPRVDPVVIMLVIDKENDRALLSRQSRFVPRMWSCLAGFMEPGESLEEAVRRETWEETGIEVGQVVYHSSQPWPVGPSSMPCQLMVGFFAYAKSLDINVDKEELEDAKWHSREDVKKALTIAEYKKAQRTAAGKVDQMCKGVERGQSLSSDFNVESGELAPMFIPGPFAIANHLISSWVNGVESQLASSFSNL
- the LOC125872390 gene encoding LOW QUALITY PROTEIN: bifunctional monodehydroascorbate reductase and carbonic anhydrase nectarin-3-like (The sequence of the model RefSeq protein was modified relative to this genomic sequence to represent the inferred CDS: substituted 2 bases at 2 genomic stop codons): MQADLNITTISKKIASHYLLINGTQYQLKQCHWHTPSEHTINGKRVNLEAHLVHESNDGKTAVIGIIYKIGRPRLKLYSPTVLKXNXFLYYQCNLISQIEKDLKALANTKGVERAIGRINPKQIKIDGKKYYRYIGSLTVPPCTEGVIWTMDRKVKTVTKRQMKLIRDAVLFLSESNARPAQPPNKRPIRLYKPEQIEMN